The Flavobacteriales bacterium genome includes a window with the following:
- a CDS encoding SPOR domain-containing protein gives MKGLIFIAICFISNSIIAQNADILNNNDHRIDSLMSTQIKINSAKRGVDGYRVQIHHNQSQSREESQKVRAQFSSDFPHLKTYLEFKSPYYKIQVGNFVNKLEAHKVQKEIGKKYRGTYIVPATVPFEEVIE, from the coding sequence ATGAAAGGTTTAATTTTTATAGCAATTTGTTTTATTAGCAATTCAATTATTGCTCAAAATGCAGATATTTTGAATAATAATGACCATAGAATTGACAGTTTAATGTCAACACAAATTAAAATAAATAGCGCTAAGCGTGGGGTTGATGGCTATAGAGTTCAAATTCACCACAATCAAAGTCAAAGTAGGGAAGAGTCACAAAAGGTTCGTGCTCAGTTTTCGTCTGACTTTCCTCATTTAAAAACGTATTTAGAATTTAAATCGCCATACTACAAAATCCAAGTTGGCAACTTCGTAAATAAGCTTGAAGCTCACAAAGTTCAAAAAGAAATAGGTAAAAAATATAGGGGGACTTATATTGTACCTGCAACGGTTCCCTTCGAAGAAGTTATTGAATGA